The following coding sequences are from one Halobacteriovorax sp. JY17 window:
- a CDS encoding redoxin domain-containing protein has product MENLLEVNFKNKNGESVSLKDFKAKAYLIVNVASKCGLTPQYEGLQNLYTDYKEKGLEILGFPANEFLAQEPGTNEEIQSFCSLTYNVTFPVNEKIVVKGEGQHKLFHELTNSGVDYTKNEEGNFENLLTEKGLISGAAHDIKWNFEKFLVDSSGKVVARYFPDVVAGDERLKADILRLLNS; this is encoded by the coding sequence ATGGAAAACTTATTAGAAGTAAATTTTAAAAATAAAAATGGTGAGAGTGTAAGTTTAAAAGATTTTAAAGCGAAGGCCTATCTCATTGTAAATGTCGCTTCTAAGTGCGGACTTACACCTCAGTATGAGGGCCTACAGAATTTATATACAGATTATAAAGAAAAGGGATTAGAAATCTTAGGTTTTCCTGCTAATGAATTTCTAGCTCAAGAGCCGGGAACAAATGAAGAGATTCAAAGCTTCTGCTCGCTCACTTACAATGTCACTTTTCCTGTTAACGAGAAGATCGTTGTAAAAGGTGAGGGACAACATAAACTTTTTCATGAGCTCACAAATTCAGGTGTAGATTATACAAAGAACGAAGAGGGTAATTTTGAAAACCTTCTTACTGAAAAAGGTCTTATCTCAGGTGCTGCCCATGATATTAAGTGGAATTTTGAAAAATTTCTTGTCGATTCTTCTGGTAAAGTTGTGGCTAGATACTTTCCTGATGTAGTTGCAGGTGATGAGAGACTTAAGGCAGATATCCTAAGACTCTTGAATTCTTAA
- a CDS encoding cupredoxin domain-containing protein, with protein sequence MMAFNSYSLEDTYLQGEKFDNPERLQSVIVTHEGFYPKVIQLFSGETLRLFVTSTTNKPSCLTIPQKSIFLSANKGQVTESTVVFPRPGVYEVNCPVGGIKGKIVVQEHPLVRRERIRREIASEKRVKIWRPRDE encoded by the coding sequence ATGATGGCCTTCAATAGTTATTCTTTAGAGGATACCTATTTACAAGGCGAAAAGTTTGATAATCCTGAGAGATTGCAGTCGGTGATTGTAACTCATGAGGGCTTTTATCCTAAAGTTATTCAGCTCTTCAGTGGTGAGACATTGAGGCTCTTTGTCACCTCAACAACCAATAAACCTAGTTGTTTAACTATTCCACAAAAAAGTATCTTTCTCTCGGCAAATAAAGGTCAAGTGACTGAAAGTACAGTCGTTTTCCCCCGCCCAGGAGTCTATGAAGTCAACTGCCCAGTTGGTGGAATTAAGGGAAAAATAGTCGTTCAAGAGCATCCTCTGGTTCGTCGTGAGCGTATTAGAAGAGAGATCGCCTCTGAAAAAAGAGTAAAGATTTGGCGTCCAAGAGACGAATAG
- a CDS encoding CpaF family protein — MSSVFSDAISSFLAPIVDLLEDEGVSEVMINGPSEIFVEKKGLVFKVPNTFHSEDALISAMRAIAQSVGRVFDDDNPRLDARLPDGSRIHAVLPPMSKNGTTVAIRKFSKESLTINDLIKFGSLSKDAARFLDICIYLGKNLIVSGGTGSGKTTMLNVLGSRIPKTQRLIIIEDAAELQVDAEHVVNFETRKADPSKGVNEVTIRDLVISSMRLRPDRIIVGEVRGEEALDLIQVMNTGHDGSMGTVHANNPEDACTRLETLCLMGDTKIPPDAVRKMVGSAMQIVVQCSRYHDGGRRTSHISEIIGLDNHGNYISRDIFRWVQTGKDPETGKYIGEMVACNYVPTFFEDIVVNKLPFPKSNFISPDWLNKMKKDAA, encoded by the coding sequence ATGTCATCAGTATTTAGTGATGCTATATCATCTTTTCTTGCACCGATTGTAGATCTTCTTGAAGATGAAGGCGTTTCTGAAGTAATGATCAATGGACCTAGTGAAATCTTTGTAGAAAAGAAAGGTCTTGTCTTTAAAGTTCCAAATACATTTCATAGCGAAGACGCATTGATATCTGCCATGAGAGCAATTGCTCAATCAGTGGGAAGAGTCTTTGACGACGATAACCCAAGGCTCGATGCGAGACTTCCTGATGGCTCTCGTATTCACGCAGTTCTTCCTCCAATGTCCAAGAATGGAACGACTGTTGCCATAAGAAAATTTTCTAAAGAAAGTTTAACTATTAATGATTTAATAAAATTTGGTTCTTTATCAAAAGATGCGGCCAGATTCTTAGATATTTGTATTTATCTTGGAAAGAACTTAATTGTCTCAGGTGGGACAGGTTCTGGTAAGACGACAATGCTAAATGTTCTGGGCTCAAGAATTCCAAAAACTCAGCGCTTGATTATTATTGAAGATGCAGCGGAACTTCAAGTCGATGCTGAACACGTCGTAAATTTTGAAACAAGAAAAGCTGACCCAAGTAAAGGTGTTAATGAAGTTACCATTAGAGATCTAGTGATTAGTTCTATGAGACTTAGGCCGGATAGAATTATTGTAGGGGAAGTTAGAGGGGAAGAGGCCCTCGATCTCATTCAAGTGATGAACACAGGTCATGATGGCTCAATGGGGACTGTCCATGCTAATAATCCTGAAGATGCCTGTACTAGACTGGAAACTCTATGCTTAATGGGTGATACGAAGATTCCACCAGATGCTGTAAGAAAAATGGTGGGCTCGGCCATGCAAATCGTTGTTCAATGTAGTCGTTACCACGATGGTGGTAGACGAACTTCACATATTTCGGAAATTATCGGCCTCGATAATCACGGTAATTATATTAGTAGAGATATCTTTCGTTGGGTTCAAACGGGGAAAGATCCTGAGACAGGAAAGTATATTGGAGAGATGGTTGCTTGTAATTATGTTCCAACTTTCTTTGAAGATATCGTAGTGAATAAGCTTCCATTTCCAAAGAGTAATTTTATCTCGCCTGATTGGCTTAATAAAATGAAGAAGGATGCTGCTTAG
- a CDS encoding DUF5777 family beta-barrel protein: protein MKKKLLIPVLLSTMTLSMASRSQEVEPIYLGDDFTIEYDAEVNTNLVDSRADGTGINLDGSFVSMSVEWREKIRLVLTGKLEEVFQNNEVEFNEDFDLEKFISEAYIEIREVAGTPMAIIVGKQPIPFGQNVQAMPMFRNNPLVNLQEIDEVYGLTVDLTEGLLGLFDQVEISTFETEAGDLQIGKIDGMSIRMSKMLTEQWLLTASHAQLGNDHLGTGTEKRTSIGLIGESEDGSLVGWVEGVLFSNNPEYPNSKFAITVGGQYQIAESTAVVVEYNYVESELHEIGAGVKTELTRNLSVGAEVRYRNYVTEREDDVIFGITFTYRFGNTGYSENENYLFGAE from the coding sequence GTGAAAAAGAAATTACTTATCCCAGTTTTACTAAGCACTATGACATTAAGTATGGCCTCTCGGTCTCAAGAAGTAGAGCCTATTTACTTAGGTGATGACTTCACAATTGAGTACGATGCAGAAGTAAATACTAATCTTGTTGATTCTAGAGCAGATGGTACGGGAATAAATCTAGATGGCTCTTTTGTCTCAATGTCAGTTGAGTGGAGAGAGAAAATACGTCTTGTTCTAACAGGAAAACTAGAAGAAGTATTTCAAAACAATGAAGTTGAATTTAATGAAGATTTCGATTTAGAAAAATTTATTTCAGAAGCTTATATTGAGATTAGAGAAGTTGCAGGAACCCCGATGGCGATTATTGTTGGTAAACAACCAATTCCATTTGGGCAAAATGTTCAAGCAATGCCTATGTTTAGAAATAACCCTCTTGTAAACTTACAAGAGATTGATGAAGTTTACGGACTTACAGTAGATCTAACTGAAGGTCTCTTAGGTCTCTTCGATCAAGTTGAAATTTCTACTTTTGAAACAGAAGCCGGAGACTTACAAATCGGAAAGATTGATGGAATGTCTATTCGTATGAGTAAGATGCTCACTGAGCAGTGGTTACTTACTGCTTCTCACGCACAACTTGGAAACGATCACCTTGGAACAGGAACTGAAAAGAGAACAAGTATTGGACTCATTGGTGAATCAGAAGATGGAAGCCTCGTTGGTTGGGTTGAAGGTGTACTCTTTTCAAATAATCCAGAATATCCAAATTCAAAATTTGCCATCACTGTTGGTGGACAATATCAAATTGCCGAATCAACCGCTGTGGTTGTGGAGTATAACTACGTTGAGAGTGAGTTACATGAAATCGGAGCTGGAGTAAAAACAGAACTTACAAGAAATCTATCTGTTGGAGCTGAAGTTAGATATAGAAACTATGTTACAGAAAGAGAAGATGATGTCATCTTTGGAATCACTTTCACCTATAGATTTGGAAATACTGGCTATAGTGAAAATGAAAACTACCTTTTTGGTGCAGAGTAA
- a CDS encoding thioesterase family protein: MERVKFKIENSPFFIWKTDLHVSHMNYGNHLANDKVLTLCHEARVRWLRELGHSELNIFGNGLIQSDAMVMYKSQGHIGDEISVEISLGDFNSKAFDLYYKIVNLKANSEIARIKTGMLNFNYQEGSITSAHEDFLKYLEGL, from the coding sequence GTGGAAAGAGTTAAATTTAAAATTGAGAACTCTCCCTTTTTTATTTGGAAAACCGACTTACATGTCAGTCATATGAATTATGGAAATCATCTGGCCAATGACAAAGTCCTCACTCTCTGCCATGAAGCGAGAGTGAGATGGCTTAGAGAGCTTGGACATAGTGAATTGAATATCTTTGGTAATGGACTTATCCAGAGTGATGCCATGGTCATGTATAAGTCTCAGGGCCATATTGGTGATGAGATTTCAGTAGAAATTTCTCTTGGAGACTTTAACTCAAAGGCCTTTGATCTTTATTATAAGATTGTAAACTTAAAAGCTAATAGCGAGATTGCTCGCATCAAAACGGGAATGCTAAATTTCAATTACCAAGAAGGCTCCATCACAAGTGCTCATGAAGACTTCTTAAAGTATTTAGAAGGTTTATAA
- the murI gene encoding glutamate racemase, whose protein sequence is MGQKKAQSIGIFDSGIGGFSILKQIHELAPELNVHYIADSSFAPYGNKSKSEIIERSIFITNELLKFDLDLIVVACNTATGVAIDHLRERFDIPFVGVEPFINALSKHEWQNGDKGCVITTELMSKSERFNNLITRLDPLRRLSYVVTPELASTIEEFFLGKDESLLKKKLRDQLSFVRENSYTHLILGCTHYPLIGKYIEEASGAKTLSPCLHVASRTLSVLEREEGLELLVNPQFQFAETQPQQSLRFVSKDFSSLP, encoded by the coding sequence ATGGGCCAAAAAAAAGCACAATCTATTGGGATATTTGATTCGGGAATTGGAGGATTTTCTATCCTTAAGCAAATTCATGAGCTGGCGCCAGAATTAAATGTTCACTATATTGCAGATAGCTCCTTTGCTCCCTATGGTAATAAATCTAAGAGTGAAATTATTGAAAGATCAATTTTCATTACAAATGAATTATTGAAATTTGACCTCGATCTCATTGTCGTGGCCTGCAATACCGCTACAGGAGTGGCCATAGATCATCTAAGAGAGAGATTCGATATTCCCTTCGTCGGTGTAGAACCTTTCATTAATGCTCTCTCCAAGCACGAGTGGCAAAATGGTGACAAGGGTTGTGTTATTACGACAGAATTAATGTCTAAGAGCGAAAGATTTAATAACCTTATTACAAGGCTCGATCCACTGAGACGTTTATCCTATGTGGTCACTCCAGAGCTTGCTTCTACGATTGAGGAATTCTTTCTTGGTAAAGACGAATCTCTTTTAAAGAAGAAACTGCGAGATCAATTGAGCTTTGTTAGAGAAAACTCATATACTCACCTCATTCTTGGTTGCACTCACTATCCACTCATCGGAAAGTATATTGAAGAAGCGTCAGGGGCAAAGACTCTATCGCCTTGTCTTCATGTGGCCAGTAGAACTCTCTCGGTGCTAGAGAGGGAAGAGGGGCTTGAGCTTCTAGTGAATCCTCAGTTTCAATTTGCAGAAACACAGCCTCAGCAATCCCTACGCTTTGTGTCCAAAGATTTTTCAAGTTTGCCCTAG
- the eno gene encoding phosphopyruvate hydratase, giving the protein MSKITNIHARQILDSRGNPTVEVDVFTEAGNMGRAAVPSGASTGSREALELRDGDKSYYVGKSVRTAVKNINEQIKNVIIGKDSTAQKELDLAMLELDGTENKSKLGANAILAVSMAACRAGALDAGKPLYLYMNENLNVPNPVGKMRLPTPLMNIINGGEHASNNLDIQEFMIVPHLKNTFSENFRAGVEIFHALKNVLSKGNHSTNVGDEGGFAPNLGSHEEALDCILQAIKDAGYKPGEEISLALDSAASEFYKDGSYHMQGKTFSSEDMVKYYSDLCEKYPIYSIEDGLDESDYNGWVKLNAALGEKILLIGDDLFVTNKKILQEGIEKKWANSILVKVNQIGSLTETFEAIDLAFENGYQAVISHRSGETGDAFIADLAVACGSGHIKTGSASRSDRMEKYNQLLRIEEALGDKAIYNPVK; this is encoded by the coding sequence ATGTCAAAAATAACAAATATTCACGCGCGTCAAATACTAGATTCAAGAGGTAATCCAACAGTAGAAGTGGATGTATTCACTGAAGCTGGAAATATGGGAAGGGCCGCAGTTCCAAGTGGAGCTTCAACAGGTTCTAGAGAGGCCCTTGAGTTAAGAGATGGAGATAAGTCTTACTACGTTGGAAAGTCGGTGAGAACCGCTGTTAAGAATATTAACGAACAGATAAAGAATGTTATTATTGGAAAAGACTCAACAGCTCAAAAAGAACTTGATCTGGCCATGCTTGAACTTGATGGTACAGAGAATAAGTCTAAGCTAGGTGCCAATGCTATCTTAGCGGTTTCAATGGCCGCCTGTAGAGCAGGAGCTCTCGATGCTGGAAAACCACTTTACCTCTATATGAACGAGAACTTAAATGTTCCAAACCCTGTTGGGAAAATGCGTCTTCCAACACCTTTGATGAATATTATTAATGGGGGAGAGCACGCTTCAAATAATCTTGATATTCAAGAATTCATGATTGTTCCTCATCTAAAGAATACATTCTCTGAAAACTTCAGGGCCGGAGTTGAAATCTTTCACGCTCTAAAGAATGTTCTTAGCAAAGGAAATCACTCAACTAATGTGGGCGATGAAGGTGGATTTGCTCCAAACCTTGGAAGCCACGAAGAAGCACTTGATTGCATTCTTCAAGCGATCAAAGACGCTGGTTATAAGCCAGGTGAAGAGATTTCTCTCGCCCTTGATTCGGCCGCCAGCGAATTCTATAAGGATGGTAGTTACCATATGCAAGGAAAGACTTTTTCTAGCGAAGATATGGTTAAATATTACTCAGATTTATGTGAAAAGTATCCGATCTACTCTATAGAAGATGGTTTAGACGAGTCTGACTATAATGGTTGGGTAAAGCTAAATGCAGCACTTGGAGAAAAGATTCTTCTCATTGGTGACGATTTATTTGTAACTAATAAGAAAATTCTCCAAGAAGGTATTGAGAAGAAATGGGCCAACTCAATCTTAGTTAAAGTAAACCAAATTGGATCTTTAACTGAAACATTTGAGGCCATCGATCTCGCATTTGAAAATGGATACCAAGCTGTTATTTCCCATCGTTCAGGTGAAACAGGAGACGCCTTCATTGCTGATCTCGCTGTTGCTTGTGGGTCTGGTCATATTAAGACTGGTTCTGCGTCAAGATCTGATCGTATGGAAAAATACAATCAACTACTAAGAATTGAAGAAGCTCTTGGGGATAAGGCCATTTACAATCCAGTAAAGTAG
- a CDS encoding GHKL domain-containing protein — protein MVYAKKSLKQTHNLIDLYLSESFYLSIVLWLGLNTYSSSSKVDFFSTLLLVAHYQFYIYAKGALDKVAHRWELPALFVFQIFSFIGLSFSLSISAPLFISIIPCLAGMYYFLYQDGKTPESAQRKSWTLMAIALSSFFIFQGVKESEFLSFNEGICLAVFSLWTLGTIYFGNEFILKQRKNLFDRLRSGKQKIEEVHANKERYFFHDIINHTHGLGLFLETKMSEKKGLSPLDTSRVADEIKLFQTLIRDHFGYSHKDLGSNSEFVNFEFAKMGLFNLVENFLGGDHIDCHMIFKGDIASDFSYQESKRVMVHYPTFHRVMNNLIKNISEEKSKLIEFTFDYAKEGLHITVKNKILSLKENDSYLERELEDIILESNVHSLQERRSGLGLESIHSLVTEVDGSFHFSIEGEYWVSEIFLPRPFEFQKKSAA, from the coding sequence ATGGTTTACGCTAAGAAGAGTTTAAAACAAACACATAATTTAATTGATCTCTATTTATCAGAGTCTTTTTATTTGAGTATTGTTCTTTGGCTAGGTCTTAATACTTATAGCAGCTCTTCTAAGGTTGATTTCTTTTCAACGCTTCTCTTAGTTGCTCACTATCAATTCTATATCTATGCAAAAGGTGCTCTAGATAAAGTTGCACATCGCTGGGAACTACCGGCGCTCTTTGTCTTTCAAATCTTTTCTTTCATTGGCCTTAGTTTTAGTTTATCAATTTCGGCACCGCTCTTTATTTCAATAATTCCATGCTTGGCCGGAATGTATTACTTCCTCTATCAAGACGGGAAAACTCCTGAGAGTGCTCAGAGAAAGAGTTGGACTCTCATGGCCATCGCCCTTAGTTCATTCTTTATTTTTCAAGGTGTAAAAGAATCAGAATTCCTAAGTTTTAACGAAGGAATTTGTCTTGCCGTTTTCAGTTTGTGGACACTTGGAACGATTTACTTTGGAAATGAATTTATTTTAAAACAGAGAAAGAACTTATTTGATAGACTCAGAAGTGGTAAGCAGAAAATCGAAGAAGTTCACGCCAATAAAGAGCGCTACTTCTTTCACGATATTATAAATCACACTCACGGACTAGGTCTCTTTCTTGAAACGAAAATGAGTGAGAAGAAAGGTCTCTCTCCTTTAGATACTTCTCGTGTGGCCGATGAAATTAAACTCTTTCAAACCTTGATTCGAGATCACTTTGGATATTCCCATAAGGACCTTGGTTCAAATAGTGAGTTCGTCAATTTTGAATTTGCAAAAATGGGACTCTTTAATCTCGTAGAAAACTTCCTTGGCGGAGATCATATTGATTGTCACATGATTTTCAAAGGAGATATCGCTTCAGATTTCTCTTATCAAGAAAGTAAGAGGGTGATGGTTCACTATCCAACATTTCACAGAGTGATGAATAATTTGATTAAGAATATTTCGGAAGAAAAATCTAAGCTCATCGAATTCACTTTCGACTACGCTAAAGAAGGTCTCCATATTACAGTGAAAAATAAAATTCTCTCTCTTAAAGAGAATGACTCGTACTTAGAACGGGAATTAGAAGATATTATTCTAGAGAGTAATGTTCACAGTCTACAAGAGAGAAGATCGGGATTAGGTCTTGAGAGTATTCATAGTCTTGTCACAGAAGTCGATGGTTCTTTTCATTTTTCTATTGAAGGTGAGTACTGGGTAAGTGAAATTTTCTTACCAAGGCCATTTGAGTTCCAAAAAAAATCTGCCGCGTAA
- a CDS encoding DUF4156 domain-containing protein produces MANSFKLLVLTLLCSCAANVVHNEAINVEIVYAKPDMNKCVFLKEVSGSQGNWVTGDFTSNEDLLVGARNTLKNNTYSLGGNVVHVHEVTNASAWKAAGNTATAITGSAYSCEKTPLTALQKKALYKANLRKELISLSKNCNIGNGESCWGAAWRSSALNKKENAYAFLEKAFKAGWKNWEHLESDKDIEVIRNTDRFKALVSKYRK; encoded by the coding sequence ATGGCAAATTCTTTTAAATTATTAGTACTCACTCTTCTATGCTCATGTGCTGCAAACGTAGTCCATAACGAAGCTATTAATGTAGAAATCGTTTATGCAAAGCCAGATATGAATAAGTGTGTCTTTCTTAAAGAAGTTTCAGGAAGCCAAGGGAATTGGGTAACAGGCGACTTCACTTCAAACGAAGACCTCTTAGTTGGAGCTCGCAATACTCTAAAAAATAATACCTATTCTCTTGGTGGCAATGTCGTACATGTACATGAGGTAACCAATGCCAGTGCTTGGAAGGCCGCAGGCAATACCGCGACAGCAATAACAGGAAGTGCATACTCTTGTGAAAAGACGCCATTAACAGCTCTGCAAAAGAAAGCACTTTATAAGGCGAACCTTAGAAAAGAGCTCATTTCTCTGTCTAAGAATTGTAATATAGGAAATGGAGAAAGTTGCTGGGGAGCCGCCTGGAGATCGAGTGCTCTTAATAAGAAAGAGAATGCTTATGCATTTTTAGAAAAAGCCTTTAAGGCCGGTTGGAAGAACTGGGAACATTTAGAGTCTGATAAAGATATTGAAGTCATTAGAAATACAGATAGATTTAAAGCATTAGTCTCAAAGTATAGAAAATAA